From Serinicoccus profundi, the proteins below share one genomic window:
- the rpsR gene encoding 30S ribosomal protein S18: MAKPVMRKPKKKANPLKSAKIESIDYKDTALLRKFISDRGKIRARRVTGVSVQEQRRIANAVKNAREMALLPYSSSAR, translated from the coding sequence ATGGCCAAGCCCGTCATGCGTAAGCCGAAGAAGAAGGCGAACCCGCTCAAGTCCGCGAAGATCGAGTCGATCGACTACAAGGACACCGCGCTGCTGCGCAAGTTCATCTCCGACCGGGGCAAGATCCGTGCCCGTCGGGTGACCGGTGTCTCCGTGCAGGAGCAGCGCCGCATCGCCAACGCCGTCAAGAACGCCCGCGAGATGGCGCTGCTGCCCTACAGCAGCTCCGCCCGCTGA
- a CDS encoding single-stranded DNA-binding protein codes for MAGETPITVVGNLTADPELRFTPSGAAVANFTVASTPRQFDRQSNEFKDGETLFMRCSVWREAAEHVSESLHRGDRVIATGRLVSRSWQTQEGENRTVMEMQVDEVGPSMRYATAQVTKAQRGQGGGGGGGWQGGQGGQSGYQGGQGGQSGQPAGGQQSGSGSQQAPANDPWATGGASNTPGGNTSGSSGGGSGWGGAPSYDEPPF; via the coding sequence ATGGCCGGAGAGACTCCGATCACCGTCGTCGGCAACCTGACCGCCGACCCCGAGCTGCGCTTCACCCCCAGCGGTGCTGCCGTCGCGAACTTCACCGTGGCCTCCACGCCGCGGCAGTTCGACCGGCAGAGCAACGAGTTCAAGGACGGCGAGACGCTGTTCATGCGCTGCTCGGTGTGGCGCGAGGCGGCCGAGCACGTCTCGGAGTCGCTGCACCGCGGCGACCGCGTCATCGCCACCGGCCGACTGGTCTCCCGCTCCTGGCAGACCCAGGAGGGCGAGAACCGCACGGTCATGGAGATGCAGGTCGACGAGGTCGGTCCGTCCATGCGGTATGCCACCGCCCAGGTCACCAAGGCCCAGCGCGGCCAGGGTGGCGGAGGCGGCGGCGGCTGGCAGGGCGGCCAGGGTGGCCAGTCCGGCTACCAGGGCGGCCAGGGTGGCCAGTCGGGTCAGCCGGCCGGCGGCCAGCAGTCCGGCTCCGGCTCCCAGCAGGCGCCGGCCAACGACCCCTGGGCGACCGGCGGGGCGAGCAACACCCCCGGTGGCAACACCTCCGGCTCCTCCGGCGGAGGCTCGGGCTGGGGCGGCGCGCCGTCCTACGACGAGCCGCCGTTCTGA
- the rpsF gene encoding 30S ribosomal protein S6, with the protein MRQYELMIILDPETDERTLQPTLEKMLAVVVKDGGSVDEIDVMGRRRLAYEIKKQPEGIYAVVTMTAEPATAQELDRQLGLNETVLRTKLLRRDA; encoded by the coding sequence ATGCGTCAGTACGAACTCATGATCATCCTCGACCCCGAGACCGATGAGCGCACCCTCCAGCCCACGCTGGAGAAGATGCTCGCCGTCGTCGTCAAGGACGGTGGCTCCGTCGACGAGATCGACGTCATGGGCCGGCGCCGCCTGGCCTACGAGATCAAGAAGCAGCCCGAGGGCATCTACGCCGTGGTCACCATGACCGCGGAGCCCGCGACCGCGCAGGAGCTGGACCGCCAGCTCGGCCTCAACGAGACCGTCCTGCGGACCAAGCTGCTGCGCCGCGACGCCTGA
- a CDS encoding nucleotide sugar dehydrogenase, with the protein MKIAIAGTGYVGLSLAVVLAQHHEVSALDIDAAKVDLINARRSPIHDPEISDYLATRELTLRATTDPQEAYAGAAWVVVATPTDYDTETNFFDTRSVESVVADVRRVNPDAAIVIKSTIPVGYTEQLREAYPGAPIIFSPEFLREGRALHDNLHPSRVIVGDTGERGQEFADLLLEGAVDTDVPVLLTHSTEAEAIKLFANTYLAMRVAYFNELDTYAVTRGLDTRQIIEGVGLDPRIGAHYNNPSFGYGGYCLPKDTRQLLANYGTVPQTLITAVVDANTTRMDFIAADILDRRPRRVGIYRLIMKAGSDNFRASSVQGVMSRLQARGVEIVIYEPSYERDTFQGCRVLRDLDDFTQSADVIIANRLDDHSGEFGDKLYTRDLYGRD; encoded by the coding sequence ATGAAGATCGCCATCGCCGGCACCGGATACGTGGGGCTCTCGCTCGCCGTCGTCCTGGCCCAGCACCACGAGGTGTCCGCGCTGGACATCGACGCCGCCAAGGTCGACCTCATCAACGCGCGCCGCAGCCCGATCCACGACCCGGAGATCAGCGACTACCTCGCCACCCGGGAGCTCACCCTGCGGGCGACGACCGACCCGCAGGAGGCGTATGCCGGCGCCGCGTGGGTCGTGGTCGCGACACCGACCGACTACGACACCGAGACCAACTTCTTCGACACCCGCAGCGTGGAGTCGGTCGTGGCCGACGTCCGGCGGGTCAACCCCGACGCGGCGATCGTCATCAAGTCCACGATCCCGGTGGGCTACACCGAGCAGCTGCGCGAGGCCTACCCCGGCGCCCCGATCATCTTCAGCCCCGAGTTCCTCCGGGAGGGGCGGGCGCTGCACGACAACCTGCACCCCTCGCGCGTCATCGTCGGCGACACCGGCGAGCGCGGCCAGGAGTTCGCCGACCTGCTCCTCGAGGGCGCCGTCGACACCGACGTGCCCGTGCTGCTCACCCACTCGACCGAGGCCGAGGCGATCAAGCTCTTCGCCAACACCTACCTCGCGATGCGGGTGGCCTACTTCAACGAGCTCGACACGTATGCCGTCACCCGCGGCCTGGACACCCGACAGATCATCGAGGGCGTCGGGCTCGACCCGCGGATCGGCGCGCACTACAACAACCCGAGCTTCGGCTACGGCGGCTACTGCCTGCCCAAGGACACCCGTCAGCTGCTCGCCAACTACGGCACCGTGCCGCAGACCCTCATCACCGCGGTCGTCGACGCCAACACGACGCGGATGGACTTCATCGCCGCCGACATCCTCGACCGGCGCCCGCGCCGGGTCGGGATCTACCGGCTCATCATGAAGGCCGGGTCCGACAACTTCCGGGCCAGCAGCGTCCAGGGGGTCATGTCGAGGCTTCAGGCGAGGGGCGTGGAGATCGTCATCTACGAGCCGTCCTACGAGCGCGACACCTTCCAGGGGTGCCGGGTGCTGCGCGACCTCGACGACTTCACGCAGAGCGCAGACGTCATCATCGCCAACCGGCTCGACGACCACAGCGGGGAGTTCGGCGACAAGCTCTACACCCGCGACCTCTACGGCCGGGACTGA
- a CDS encoding acyltransferase family protein has translation MPRSGHASLPAPARTRRRDIEGLRAVAVLAVLLYHLRVPGLGGGFAGVDVFFVISGFLITGILLREIERTGRVSLRDFWARRARRLLPAALVVIALTFAAGWVVLPSSSRPDLLADVLGSTLYVVNWVLAARSVDYLAEGAGVSPLQHYWSLAVEEQFYLLWPLLVVVGLALAARTGARPRTLLAGMLGAITVLSLLWSVTATAQSPATAYFVTPTRLWELGAGALLAFAAPRLRDLGLVAAQVAATLGLALVLATVLLVDAGTPWPGTAALLPVLGSVLLVAAGTSGRPTVAGRLLSLPPMVWLGGLSYSIYLVHWPLLVLVEEARGALGPAGLVLVGALTVLVAWLMRVLVEDPVRFDRRLSARPARSLLAAGTAMALLSGTAGLAWATRPTLEATTTLGPAALVADPEAQVWELVDRPRRTYDRVAPVQPDPSLARQDLPVYYADGCQVQNGVAVPDPACVYGDVDSGTEVALWGDSKLGQYASAFDAIAQDESWRLVFYLKSACSPTVSGAEHEDCNAFGREVVRQLLADPPHLVIIGSGGFEAPEREGMVEGARTLTDAGIDVVIIDDNTHPDHQAYECAAEHPEDLLACERPPRHNYGRAHLQLVHEATGAPVIDLNPWICPEETTCPAALGGQLVYRQGSHVTDTYARSLTPFLYRELSSLGLTEAGAGDIALEDVPGRASEQQESPG, from the coding sequence ATGCCGCGCTCGGGCCACGCCTCCCTCCCCGCCCCGGCGCGGACCCGTCGGCGTGACATCGAGGGGCTGCGCGCCGTCGCGGTCCTCGCGGTCCTGCTCTACCACCTGCGGGTGCCGGGCCTCGGTGGCGGCTTCGCCGGGGTCGACGTCTTCTTCGTCATCTCCGGCTTCCTCATCACCGGGATCCTGCTGCGGGAGATCGAGCGGACGGGCCGGGTCTCCCTGCGCGACTTCTGGGCCCGGCGCGCGCGTCGGCTGCTGCCCGCCGCCCTGGTCGTCATCGCGCTCACCTTCGCGGCCGGGTGGGTCGTGCTCCCCTCCAGCAGCCGGCCGGACCTGCTGGCCGACGTGCTCGGCTCCACGCTGTATGTCGTCAACTGGGTGCTCGCCGCGCGCTCGGTCGACTACCTCGCCGAGGGTGCCGGGGTCTCCCCGCTGCAGCACTACTGGTCGCTCGCGGTGGAGGAGCAGTTCTACCTCCTCTGGCCGCTGCTCGTCGTGGTGGGCCTGGCGCTCGCGGCGCGCACCGGAGCACGGCCCCGCACCCTGCTCGCGGGGATGCTCGGGGCGATCACCGTGCTCTCCCTCCTCTGGTCGGTGACGGCCACCGCGCAGAGCCCGGCCACGGCATACTTCGTCACCCCCACCCGGCTGTGGGAGCTGGGCGCGGGGGCGCTGCTGGCCTTCGCCGCCCCCCGGTTGCGCGACCTGGGCCTCGTCGCCGCCCAGGTCGCGGCCACCCTCGGGCTGGCCCTGGTGCTCGCCACCGTGCTGCTGGTGGACGCAGGGACGCCCTGGCCGGGGACGGCGGCCCTGCTTCCGGTGCTGGGCTCGGTGCTCCTCGTCGCCGCCGGCACCTCCGGTCGCCCGACCGTCGCCGGTCGCCTGCTGTCGCTGCCGCCGATGGTCTGGCTCGGGGGGCTGTCCTACAGCATCTACCTCGTGCACTGGCCGCTGCTGGTCCTCGTCGAGGAGGCCCGCGGCGCTCTCGGCCCGGCGGGACTCGTGCTCGTCGGGGCGCTCACCGTGCTCGTCGCGTGGCTGATGCGGGTGCTCGTGGAGGACCCGGTGCGCTTCGACCGGCGGCTGTCGGCGCGGCCGGCCCGCTCGCTGCTGGCCGCGGGCACCGCGATGGCCCTGCTCTCCGGCACCGCCGGCCTGGCCTGGGCCACCCGCCCGACCCTCGAGGCCACGACGACCCTCGGGCCGGCGGCCCTCGTGGCCGACCCCGAGGCGCAGGTCTGGGAGCTCGTGGACCGTCCACGGCGGACCTACGACCGCGTCGCTCCGGTGCAGCCCGACCCCTCGCTGGCCCGGCAGGACCTGCCGGTCTACTACGCCGACGGGTGCCAGGTGCAGAACGGCGTCGCGGTCCCCGACCCCGCGTGCGTCTACGGCGACGTCGACTCGGGCACCGAGGTGGCGCTGTGGGGCGACTCCAAGCTGGGCCAGTACGCCTCCGCCTTCGACGCGATCGCGCAGGACGAGTCCTGGCGGCTGGTCTTCTACCTCAAGAGCGCGTGCTCGCCGACGGTCTCGGGCGCGGAGCACGAGGACTGCAACGCCTTCGGGCGGGAGGTGGTGCGGCAGCTCCTGGCCGACCCGCCGCACCTGGTCATCATCGGGTCCGGCGGCTTCGAGGCCCCCGAGCGCGAGGGGATGGTCGAGGGGGCGCGCACCCTCACCGACGCCGGGATCGACGTCGTCATCATCGACGACAACACCCACCCTGACCACCAGGCCTACGAGTGCGCGGCCGAGCACCCGGAGGACCTCCTCGCCTGCGAACGGCCCCCGCGGCACAACTACGGTCGCGCGCACCTGCAGCTGGTCCACGAGGCCACCGGCGCCCCGGTCATCGACCTCAACCCCTGGATCTGCCCGGAGGAGACCACCTGCCCCGCCGCGCTCGGCGGCCAGCTGGTCTACCGTCAGGGCAGCCACGTCACCGACACCTACGCCCGTTCCCTCACGCCCTTCCTCTACCGCGAGCTCAGCTCCCTCGGCCTCACCGAGGCGGGCGCGGGCGACATCGCGCTGGAGGACGTGCCGGGTCGGGCGTCCGAGCAGCAGGAGAGTCCCGGATGA
- a CDS encoding acyltransferase family protein, with translation MTAATAPRVDVSGRAPGRPTLRGDIEGLRAIAVLMVLAYHVGVPGSGGGFAGVDVFFVISGYLITSQLVREARRDGRVSLARFYARRARRLLPAASLVLVVTTVAGWLLLPRGRHADLGAEVMAATGYVVNWLLAWREVDYLAEDQDPSLVQHYWSLSVEEQFYVLWPLLIIGVLWLVRRYRLRLVPMLTLVLSTLVLASFVWSVTRTATSPGEAYFATTTRVWQLGVGALLVLLTSRLETLPRVARTVLAGAGVAGIALTVVAVDGSTPWPGTAAALPTLATAAVIGAGIAPGGSPVGRLLGVAPLRFVGALSYGLYLWHWPMLRLLAERVPDADLLLRLTVAAGAVLLSWLTLHLVENPLRYSPLMTRSPRPALLGGAAAMVVSAGLAGALVLSAPSLQTAQAPTEGVGAVTLVTEESRGAEELVMVEDVEALTRWTDEAVPDPAVADQDISLAYRAGCQVPMSGTELPPQEECTFGDPEGTTDVAVVGDSKMEQWSSALHAIGLQEGWRVSFYTKSACGFVGEGRSAECHAYNATLADRLGQPETAPDLVLTSVGQGYPADLAGSMVDLLGPVTEQGAEVVLLADTPYPRPQGEPEGVSSFECLDRNRDDISPCWSAADPASGTAVLTEVAQRLDAPLVELLPWICPTPDALGGCAPVIGGVVVNRQGSHLSATYVRSLTPVLHHELARLGVVDTPLEDIDWTLPEDPAP, from the coding sequence ATGACCGCCGCCACCGCACCCCGGGTCGACGTCTCCGGCCGCGCCCCGGGCCGGCCGACCCTGCGCGGCGACATCGAGGGGCTGCGCGCCATCGCCGTCCTCATGGTCCTCGCCTACCACGTCGGGGTGCCCGGGTCGGGCGGCGGTTTCGCCGGGGTCGACGTCTTCTTCGTCATCTCCGGCTACCTCATCACCAGCCAGCTCGTCCGGGAGGCCCGGCGCGACGGGCGGGTGTCCTTGGCCCGCTTCTACGCCCGCCGGGCCCGCCGTCTCCTGCCGGCCGCCTCCCTGGTGCTCGTCGTGACGACCGTGGCGGGCTGGCTGCTGCTCCCCCGGGGCCGGCACGCCGACCTCGGCGCGGAGGTCATGGCCGCGACGGGGTATGTCGTCAACTGGCTCCTCGCGTGGCGGGAGGTGGACTACCTCGCCGAGGACCAGGACCCCTCGCTGGTCCAGCACTACTGGTCGCTCTCGGTCGAGGAGCAGTTCTACGTCCTCTGGCCGTTGCTCATCATCGGCGTGCTCTGGCTCGTCCGGCGCTACCGGCTGCGGCTGGTCCCGATGCTCACGCTCGTGCTCTCGACCCTCGTGCTGGCCAGCTTCGTGTGGTCGGTGACCCGGACGGCCACCTCGCCGGGCGAGGCCTACTTCGCGACCACCACCCGCGTGTGGCAGCTCGGGGTGGGGGCGCTGCTCGTGCTGCTCACCTCGCGCCTGGAGACGCTGCCGAGGGTGGCCCGCACCGTGCTGGCCGGCGCGGGGGTGGCCGGCATCGCGCTCACCGTCGTCGCGGTCGACGGGTCCACCCCGTGGCCGGGCACCGCAGCCGCCCTCCCCACGCTGGCGACCGCCGCCGTCATCGGGGCCGGGATCGCGCCCGGAGGGTCGCCGGTCGGCCGCCTGCTGGGGGTGGCTCCGCTGCGCTTCGTCGGCGCCCTGTCCTACGGCCTCTACCTCTGGCACTGGCCGATGCTGCGGCTCCTGGCCGAGCGGGTCCCCGACGCCGACCTCCTCCTCCGGCTGACCGTGGCTGCCGGGGCGGTGCTGCTGTCGTGGCTGACGCTGCACCTCGTCGAGAACCCGCTGCGCTACTCCCCGCTCATGACGCGCTCGCCCCGACCGGCCCTGCTCGGCGGCGCTGCGGCGATGGTCGTCTCGGCGGGCCTGGCCGGCGCCCTGGTGCTGAGCGCCCCGAGCCTGCAGACCGCGCAGGCCCCGACCGAGGGCGTCGGCGCCGTGACGCTCGTCACCGAGGAGAGCCGGGGTGCCGAGGAGCTGGTCATGGTCGAGGACGTCGAGGCTCTGACGCGGTGGACCGATGAGGCCGTGCCCGACCCGGCGGTGGCCGACCAGGACATCTCGCTGGCCTACCGGGCGGGGTGTCAGGTCCCCATGAGCGGCACCGAGCTGCCGCCGCAGGAAGAATGCACCTTCGGCGACCCCGAGGGCACGACCGACGTCGCCGTGGTCGGCGACTCCAAGATGGAGCAGTGGAGCTCGGCCCTGCACGCGATCGGCCTGCAGGAGGGCTGGCGGGTGAGCTTCTACACCAAGTCCGCCTGCGGCTTCGTGGGCGAGGGCCGCTCGGCGGAGTGCCACGCCTACAACGCCACCCTGGCCGACCGTCTCGGCCAGCCCGAGACCGCGCCGGACCTGGTCCTCACCTCGGTGGGCCAGGGCTACCCGGCCGATCTCGCCGGATCCATGGTCGACCTGCTCGGCCCCGTTACGGAGCAGGGCGCCGAGGTGGTGCTCCTCGCCGACACGCCATACCCCCGCCCGCAGGGGGAGCCCGAGGGGGTGAGCAGCTTCGAGTGCCTGGACCGCAACCGCGACGACATCTCCCCCTGCTGGAGCGCGGCAGACCCGGCCTCCGGCACCGCGGTGCTCACCGAGGTGGCGCAGCGCCTGGACGCGCCGCTGGTCGAGCTCTTGCCCTGGATCTGCCCGACCCCGGACGCGCTGGGTGGGTGCGCCCCGGTCATCGGCGGGGTTGTCGTCAACCGGCAGGGCAGCCACCTGTCCGCGACCTATGTCCGCAGCCTCACCCCGGTGCTGCACCACGAGCTGGCCCGCCTGGGCGTGGTCGACACCCCGCTGGAGGACATCGACTGGACCCTCCCGGAGGACCCGGCGCCCTGA